The nucleotide window AGTCGTCCCCCGGTAACGGACACGAGATTCCCACGTGGCAACCTAACATTCCAGTGAGATCGAATTCTTTTAACAACCCGCTGGGCAATCGGGCAAGTCACCCCGCTAGCTCCCAGCCTTCGGCTACAACGGTGACCGCTATTACCCCGGCTCCCATCCAGCAGCCGGTGAAAAGTATGCGGGTATTAAAGCCGGAGCTCCAGACCGCCTTAGCGCCCACCCATCCTTCCTGGATGCCGCAGCCAATCCAGGCTGTCCAGGTTATCCCTTTTTCTGAAGGTCCAGCCCCAAACGTGTCTGTAATGTCGCCGGTTGCAGAGGCGCCAAATTATCAAGGACCCCCGCCACCTTATCCGAAACACCTGCTCCACCAGAACCCGTCTGTTCCGCCGTACGAGCCCCTGCCGAAGAGCAGAGAGGATCAGCCTTGCGTAGCGAAAGACGAGGAGGGCGAAAAGACTCACGATAACTTCGACAGtggagacagagaaaagaagCAGATTACAACCTCACCGGTTCCTGTCCGGAAAAATaagagagatgaagaaaggagggagtCCCGTATCCAGAGTTACTCTCCTCAGGCTTTTAAATTCTTCATGGAACAGCATGTGGAAAACATTCTGAAATCTCATCACCAGCGCCTGCACCGGAAGAAGCAGCTAGAGAATGAAATGATGCGggtgagcccttcctttccctttttaagAGTATCTGATCATCTTCTGTTGGATATGTATGCATTTTGTTTTTCCTGGCGCATTTCTTAAGATGCCGTGGCCTTGTATCTGAATGACTTATTATTGATCGTGTATAAATAGTACCCGCTCGTTTTGGCATGTGTAAGATTGCCTCATCGATTCTGGGATGATGGCTTGTGTTCATTCATgacaaaaagaaaaatctcaGCCGTGGGTGGATTTATGCCTACTGTCTGTAGAAACAGGAAGAGGGACGACTTTTTCGAAGTTACGTCCACGAAACTCAGAGCTGCATTTAAAAACAAGCTAGAAATGCGAAGGACCTGTCGTTTTAGTGAATTAATTTAGCTTTTCGTTGAAGTTTCACAAAATTGCGGGGATTGTAGTTGGAGCTCGTTAAAAGGAAAGAGACCGGAGCTCTTGAACGGGGGAGAAAAAGCCTGTCGTAGGGTTTACAGCTTTGAGGCGTCTTGCAGATTCATCATTGATTCCGTTGAGAGATTCTGTGAGCTACTCCCTAGGGACTTAGATTCtcttcctgactctgctgctgatTTGCTGAGTGGTTTTTATGTATTGTGTGGTTTATTTTTGATCTCAGCTCTCTAGTCAATAAAATCTTACTTTGTCATTGAAATCCATTGGGGGATTGGAGCTTGGAGTTTGGGGTTTCATGATGCGTTACATTATTAAATTATGACTTGAAAGGTTTTGTAAAGTAGCAATTGCTCTGCCCCTCTTAGGGTCTCAGGGAAAAACTCGTTACAGATTCCGATATTTCAGAATTATTCACTTGGGCTAATTTCTTGAAATGACATTTTGAAATCTACGTATTTCACAGTATTGCATTTTGATTTAGTTCATGCTATAAACTGAACCCGTCTTTTTTTTAACAACAAAATCCAAGCGATCTATTGGGGTGCATTTTATAGCATGTAAAGTCTTTCTAGATATATGTTcttagtttatttttttttcctttttccttttcacttTCACTAACAGCTGATATAAACTATTAAGATGTTGGAAGCTTGGCTGACTTCTGTAGCCTCCATTACTCTGTAGGCAAGTAAGATTTCAGAGCAACAGTTCTCTATTAAGACTAGCATGCTCCCTCTTTAAAGACTCTGCATGCATATCTGCATCGTAATAAAGCATGAGGTTGTACTACTCTCCTATTCTTATGTGCCTTACAGTTTTTGATCTGCTAACCCCAAGTTTCTAATTTAGACTCTTTAATTAGCTCTCTTCTTAATTAGCAGAAGATGAACTAGTCCCTGATGAACTTCAAGCATTCCATCCACCcaagagtatttttttttaaataacaaatGTTTTCTTCCTTATCCCGTTCTGATCGAAGTCAGATATGTTAGAAGAGTATCTGTTATTGAATGATACCTTGTGAGGAGGAAAAGGCCCATCTTTAAATGTGGGGGAAAACAAAAACCATTCCCTCTCTTTTATTTGCATTTGAAAGAGATAAAGATTATCCTTCCTTTGACTGGTGGAACTTAGAGGAGAGAGCCATCAGTGACTGGCTGTTCTCTTGCTCCTCATCGGAAAGGATGGTCAGTGATAGTTTTGCCTTATGTTCTTACACAGTAGTTGAACAAACACCAATCAGGGATGAAACTTTACCATCTCCCTTCAGGTGAGCCCCGAGTCCCATCGGATCGTGTTGTGTCTATGCCAGCACTCAAGTACGGTGTTTgtcacgtagcaagtgcttaatagacaccatgatagtaataatataattatttttattcccttCATCGGAGGAGGAGAATATAGAAAGGTCCCTCCACCACCTGTTTCCCTCAAGGGAAAGAAGTGCCCATGGGCCACCTCCCAGCAGAGAGAAGAATTTGAAGTGAGAGCACACCAAAGTGAGAGCACACCACTGTAATTGAGGAAAAGTGTTTTAtagttttgtttgtttgcttgcaTATATTTGGAGGGGCACCTGAGAGAACACACACTGAAAGACTGCAATCCATTAAGGGATTCTCCTGCTTGTGGAAGTAGTAGTTTTGTTTGAGGTGGTGTCTCCTGGAGTGTGGGGAAACCGGCCCACACCATCCTTCTTCTCTCATTCCCAATAATAGAAACAAAACCACACACTCACCTTGTGATTCCTGCGTATATTTTATACCGCACATTTagtgttttattttttctctatATGTCTCGTAGATCTCTAACCTGCCGTAGAAAAAAAGTACAGCACATTTAACCTTTATACCTAAATACGTTGCCTGATTTTATTAAACGAAGGATGAAATGAGCGAAAGGGGGTCGTTGCCAGATTTAATGTTGAGTTTATTTGCGTAGGTGGGGTTATCCCAGGATGCCCAGGATCAAATGAGAAAAATGCTGTGTCAGAAGGAGTCGAACTACATCCGTCTTAAGAGGGCTAAGATGGACAAGTCAATGTTTAAGAAGATTAAGACCCTTGGAATCGGAGCGTTTGGGGAAGTCTGCCTGGCAAGGAAAGTGGATACCGATGCCCTGTACGCCACGAAAACTCTGCGCAAGAAGGACGTGCTGCTTCGAAACCAAGTTGCTCACGTTAAAGCCGAGCGAGATATTCTAGCGGAGGCCGACAACGAGTGGGTGGTCCGCCTGTACTATTCATTCCAAGATAAGGACAACTTGTACTTCGTAATGGACTACATTCCAGGGGGTGATATGATGAGCCTGTTAATTAGAATGGGCGTCTTTCCAGAAAACCTTGCCCGGTTTTACGTAGCAGAGCTGACCTGTGCGGTTGAAAGCGTTCATAAAATGGGTTTCATTCATCGAGATATTAAGCCTGATAACATTCTGATCGATCGCGATGGCCACATTAAATTGACGGACTTTGGCCTCTGTACGGGCTTCCGATGGACCCACGATTCTAAATACTATCAGAGCGGTAAGTGAAAGcagtctccctcatctctcctgaCGTAGACCCGTTGAGCCTGTGCTCTCCTTTGGTCCCCACCGAGCACGTCCGTCACCTTTAAAAGACGAGACTGACTGATGCCGGGAGACCTAGGCCGAAAACTGGCATGTCCCCTAAGGTGGCTGGGAGCTGGGGATGGTACagttggaaggggagagggcaccTCTCCCCCCAGACGTGGGCTGTGTGGGCGAGCCTCTACCCAACCGACCGAAAAATTGGAGGATTCTGATGGGGCCGAATTCCTGACGGATTTGCGTAACACAGACAGTCGAGTGGAAAAGACTCATCGGTACTCGTTTCTGTTTGTTTGGTTTTAGTTGAAAATATGTTTAAACTCTAAAGGAAAGAGACGGATGagttctgtaagctcattgtggggagggaatgtgtctgtttatttttatattgtactctcccaggcacttagtgcttTACGTagagtgagcactcactaaatacagatTGATTGGACGAGTGAAAGAATTCCAGAATAATCTGATCGTCTGAGACACCTGAACTTATTCATTCTTGAGGCAGATGACTTCGTCTTTCCCCTTGCTTTGACCTTCACCCTCTTAAGTGTCATGTAATAATATTTACCCACGTACCTCACGCCGAAATTCCTTGACTTGGGGGGTTTTTTACAGCGCTTTTTTGAGGTGCTCATGAAGTAACATCAAAAAAGGAGCGGGGATTCAACGGGATTTGTAGTTACACCCTGGCTCTCATTTGCAAATAGCTTCCCACCTAAACGCTTTCACTTCGGTAGGTGACCATCCACGCCAAGACAGCATGGACTTCAGTAATGAATGGGGTGACCCCGCAAACTGCCGATGTGGAGACCGACTGAAACCTCTAGAGCGGAGAGCAGCTCGCCAACACCAGCGCTGTCTGGCACACTCACTGGTGGGAACCCCAAACTATATTGCCCCCGAAGTGTTGTTGCGAACAGGTAAAGCaatctttttttcttaatggtatttgttaaccgcttactgtgtgccaggcactatactgagtgctggggtagatagaagctaaataggttggaaacagtctgtgtccctcgtaggagggcttagagtcttaatccccatttacagatgagataattgaggcacaggggagttaaatTATTTGCACAAGGTTACGTAGTAGACGGGTGGagcatccgggattagaacccaggctctctgacttccaggcctgtgttctttacgGTAGgactctgcttctctcctgttGTTCTCGTTTCGTTCCATAATAAGACTAGTGCCAAAACTTTCCAGTTGCATTCGAGAATGAGCAAAGCCTGTTTTCCTTCGTTTACTCGGGTTTATTGGTGAGCCTGGCTCTTTTCTCTGTTTTGACCCACCAGGATTTTCTTTACACGGGAGAGAACACTCAAGGATAGtatatttttcctcctctccagggAAACAAAAAATGGTAGTGAAGGAGCCAGAGAGCGCTCCCCGACAGCAGTTCTTTTGTACTGCTTGCCGTGCCTTGCCTGCATATTTTTGTTGGTATGGACGGGGAAAGCGAGAGAAGGAGGCCAGTCCATTGAGCCACCCCAGACTGGGGAGCCCACAGTTTCACTCAGGCCCACTCAGTTCTCTGGAAGATAGGAAGGGGTTCTTTTTCATTCCTTCCAAAAAGTGAATCACCATCTTATTCTGGGAGGTGTAAAGAAGGAATTTAATATCGTGGAAATGTGGGTGGTCACAAAAGAAGTGTGTTGGGTGCTTTTTTAATTCGATGTCTGTTGATTTTTTCATAAATTTCCTTCAAAGCCGTGCGTTCGTTAATGGACAGTCTTTGGTGTCTTTTAGGCTACACGCAGTTGTGCGACTGGTGGAGCGTTGGTGTGATTCTTTTTGAAATGCTGGTGGGACAGCCTCCTTTTCTAGCACAGACACCGTTAGAAACACAAATGAAGGTAACACGAATATCAAAAAGCAAGGATCGATAGTAGTAAAATTATAAAATATGTATAGATCCTAGAAATGTTACGCTTTTGTGAAACATGAAAGTAAAATGAATTTCTTTGAGAAGGAATGGGCGAAACGGCCAATTCTAAATTAAGGTTGTTTTTAGTAAAGGGGTTCAATTAGTACCTGTGGGACTTGAGGCGTTTTATTCTTACCTGGTTGAAAAGCCCTAAACCCAGGCCTATAATAAAACACAGTCATTTATTCGCATTCCAGTTCTCTATTGACTGGCTAGAGAGTAAAGCCAGGAAGCAGTAAAAGCCACTCTGTAGGGTTTTATCGTCCTTTTTGAAAATGCCCTGGTGGAATTTGAggtcccctcttccctccgtGACAGGAAGAAGCCATCGTGGCCCTGAATTAGAGCAAGGTTGGGGCACAGCATCTCCTGAACCCAGAGGCAGCCGCGAAGGCCTTCGGGATCAGCCCGGTGCCATCTCCCGGCTACCCGCAGGGATCGGTTGCCCCACGGGATTCGTGTACTTTGTACTTGGCATTTCTTAACTTTTCAAGAGAAATTAAACCTTTTTTTCTTCtcgttttctcctctcccctgcatcccccacccccttttttctGAAGGTTATTAACTGGCAAAAAGCTCTTCACATTCCACCGCAAGCTAAATTGACTCCAGAAGCTTCCGACCTTATTATCAAACTCTGTCGAGGCCCAGAAGACCGCTTAGGCAAGAATGGCGTGGATGAGATCAAAGCCCATCCGTTTTTTAAAGTCATCGACTTTTCCAGCGACCTTCGACAGCAGTCGGCCTCATAcattcccaaaatcacacacccGACGGATACGTCCAATTTCGACCCGGTGGATCCGGATAAGTTAAGGAGCGATGCGGATGAAGAAGGGAATGTGAATGACACACTAAATGGATGGTACAGAAATGGAAAGCATCCGGAACACGCCTTCTATGAGTTTACATTTCGAAGGTTTTTCGACGACAATGGTTACCCGTACAATTATCCCAAGCCGATCGAGTACGAATACAGCAGTTCGCAAAACTCAGAGCAGCAGTCAGATGAAGATGGTCAGCCCACAGGTACAGGGGTGCAAAAAATTCGTGACCTAGTGTATGTTTAGCACCCCCGGAAGATAATTACCCCCTGTTCTACAGTAGAGACTTCTTAGAATGCCCTCGGTTATAAGAGATTTGACAAAGTTTCCAGAGTAAATTTACGCAGAATGAAAGGAAAAGTTTTACCGTGTTTATGCTCTGTCTATTTAGTcgtccccctacccccacccccgcccccgtatAAGGAAATCTTTTGCAAAATTTAATTT belongs to Ornithorhynchus anatinus isolate Pmale09 chromosome 2, mOrnAna1.pri.v4, whole genome shotgun sequence and includes:
- the LATS1 gene encoding serine/threonine-protein kinase LATS1; its protein translation is MKRGEKPEGYRQMRPKTFPASNYTGSSRQMLQEIRESLRNLPKPSDAAKVDHVSKMPAEDPRQGRNPPKFVTYHKALQEIRNSLLPFANETSSSARGTSEVNRQMLQDLQAAGFDEEMVIRALRQTNNRSIEAAIEFISKMSYQDPRREQMAAAAARPVNAGLKPPGGVQQSVNRKQSWKGSKESLVPQRLGPQLGENAVYRSESPNPQTDVGRPLSGSGLTAFAQGHPCNGQRVNPPPPPQVRSVTPPPPPPRGQTPPPPRGTTPPPPSWEANSQTKRYSGSMEYMISRISPVPPGTWQDGYPPPPVNASPLNPPPPPPPPPGQRGISSVPVGRQPIIMPSSNSKFNFPPGRPGIQNGSGQADYLIHQSVVPGSSVTRQPPPPYPLPAANGPSPTLQMQTGVPAAPSPYANGTVPQSLMVPNRNSHNMELYNISTPGLPTSWPQSSSAPAQSSPGNGHEIPTWQPNIPVRSNSFNNPLGNRASHPASSQPSATTVTAITPAPIQQPVKSMRVLKPELQTALAPTHPSWMPQPIQAVQVIPFSEGPAPNVSVMSPVAEAPNYQGPPPPYPKHLLHQNPSVPPYEPLPKSREDQPCVAKDEEGEKTHDNFDSGDREKKQITTSPVPVRKNKRDEERRESRIQSYSPQAFKFFMEQHVENILKSHHQRLHRKKQLENEMMRVGLSQDAQDQMRKMLCQKESNYIRLKRAKMDKSMFKKIKTLGIGAFGEVCLARKVDTDALYATKTLRKKDVLLRNQVAHVKAERDILAEADNEWVVRLYYSFQDKDNLYFVMDYIPGGDMMSLLIRMGVFPENLARFYVAELTCAVESVHKMGFIHRDIKPDNILIDRDGHIKLTDFGLCTGFRWTHDSKYYQSGDHPRQDSMDFSNEWGDPANCRCGDRLKPLERRAARQHQRCLAHSLVGTPNYIAPEVLLRTGYTQLCDWWSVGVILFEMLVGQPPFLAQTPLETQMKVINWQKALHIPPQAKLTPEASDLIIKLCRGPEDRLGKNGVDEIKAHPFFKVIDFSSDLRQQSASYIPKITHPTDTSNFDPVDPDKLRSDADEEGNVNDTLNGWYRNGKHPEHAFYEFTFRRFFDDNGYPYNYPKPIEYEYSSSQNSEQQSDEDGQPTGTGVQKIRDLVYV